From the genome of Schaalia dentiphila ATCC 17982, one region includes:
- a CDS encoding GNAT family N-acetyltransferase — MIRRATPADAEALSTLSRTCFTQTFGHLYDPGDLEAFLDEAYAPDVLRGELADPERATWLLFEDVACEAEAASGTPSPDDHPRAPEPGDEAPASSTSQAPIGYVTACPAHLPHPDVAPDDGEIQRLYILQGHQGGGRGTALLTTALDWLERDGPRTLWIGVWSENYGAQRFYARHGFEIVGDYSFMVGDHADYELITRRSARLPSE; from the coding sequence ATGATCCGCCGCGCCACCCCCGCAGACGCCGAGGCGCTCTCCACCCTCTCGCGCACCTGCTTCACGCAGACCTTCGGGCACCTCTACGATCCCGGTGACCTGGAGGCCTTCCTCGACGAGGCCTACGCTCCCGACGTCCTGCGCGGCGAACTCGCGGACCCGGAACGGGCAACATGGCTCCTCTTCGAGGACGTGGCCTGCGAGGCCGAGGCAGCGTCCGGGACGCCCTCCCCCGACGACCACCCGCGCGCGCCAGAACCGGGTGACGAGGCCCCGGCCTCGTCGACATCCCAGGCCCCAATCGGTTACGTGACCGCATGCCCCGCGCACCTGCCCCACCCCGACGTCGCACCCGACGATGGGGAAATCCAGCGCCTCTACATCCTGCAGGGCCACCAAGGTGGCGGCCGCGGGACCGCTCTGCTCACTACGGCGCTCGACTGGCTCGAGCGCGACGGACCCCGCACCCTGTGGATCGGCGTCTGGAGCGAAAACTACGGGGCGCAACGCTTCTACGCGCGCCACGGCTTCGAAATCGTCGGCGACTACTCGTTCATGGTGGGCGACCACGCCGACTACGAACTCATCACCCGCCGGTCGGCGCGGCTGCCGAGCGAGTGA
- a CDS encoding IS3 family transposase — protein MVGQGFSQRLACRVAGLSRSAYCRTRAAGGAKTLRDHGPVRQWMNDFATTHRRWGYKRAWARAKSEGIIVGRDTFRRLWRAEGLRVRPRKAHKPRTAPRLQRLVKASAPGQVWAIDFQFDSDWKGRVFKVCNLIDEFTRQHLAFRVERRMGAADVIEMLDLAALTHGAPQVLRADNGPEFIAAAMGRWASEHDTLQAFIPPGQPWHNGFVESLHNRMRDELLEDNMFEDLNHARALIGAWSHRYNEEHPHSALGWLSPNQYVHQWAQHHQ, from the coding sequence CTGGTTGGTCAGGGGTTTTCTCAGCGTCTTGCATGCCGCGTTGCCGGGCTGTCGCGGTCAGCGTATTGCCGGACCCGCGCGGCGGGCGGGGCGAAAACGCTGCGTGATCATGGGCCTGTGCGCCAGTGGATGAACGATTTTGCCACCACGCATCGACGCTGGGGCTATAAACGCGCCTGGGCGCGGGCCAAGAGCGAGGGCATCATCGTGGGGCGTGATACGTTCCGGCGCTTGTGGCGCGCCGAAGGGCTGCGCGTGCGCCCGCGCAAAGCCCACAAGCCCCGCACTGCGCCGCGCCTACAGCGCCTGGTCAAGGCCAGCGCCCCTGGGCAGGTGTGGGCCATTGATTTCCAGTTCGATTCGGACTGGAAGGGACGCGTGTTCAAGGTCTGTAACCTCATCGATGAGTTCACGCGCCAGCACCTGGCTTTCCGCGTCGAGCGGCGCATGGGAGCGGCCGACGTGATCGAAATGCTTGACCTGGCTGCCCTAACCCATGGAGCACCCCAGGTGCTGCGCGCCGATAACGGGCCTGAATTCATCGCCGCAGCCATGGGGCGCTGGGCCAGCGAGCACGACACGCTCCAAGCATTCATCCCACCGGGCCAGCCGTGGCATAACGGGTTCGTAGAGTCCTTACACAACCGCATGCGCGATGAACTCCTGGAAGACAACATGTTCGAAGACCTCAACCACGCGCGCGCCCTCATCGGCGCCTGGTCCCACCGCTACAATGAAGAACACCCCCACAGTGCGCTGGGCTGGCTCTCACCCAACCAATACGTGCACCAATGGGCACAACACCACCAATAA
- a CDS encoding transposase, whose product MRKFSKHTPEQIVVKLEKAEALRGEGMSTAQACRVLGISEATLCRWRQRYGSMNRSEAKELRELREQNARLKQLLGQAELEKAALRELAEGNF is encoded by the coding sequence ATGAGGAAGTTCTCGAAGCACACGCCTGAGCAGATTGTCGTGAAGCTGGAGAAGGCCGAAGCATTGCGAGGTGAGGGCATGAGTACGGCCCAGGCCTGCCGCGTGCTGGGTATCAGCGAGGCGACGTTGTGCCGGTGGCGCCAGCGTTATGGGTCAATGAATCGTAGTGAGGCCAAGGAACTGCGTGAGTTGCGCGAGCAAAACGCGCGCCTCAAACAGTTGCTGGGCCAAGCAGAGCTGGAGAAGGCAGCACTGCGAGAGTTGGCGGAGGGAAACTTCTAA
- a CDS encoding TetR/AcrR family transcriptional regulator: MPKIIGESLASHRELTRARLFEALGSLMGEQSFESITMSQIAERAGVGRTAVYNHFADKEVLLLAYMREVTSEFARVLTQRLEAEPDPLMRLRIYIRSHLQMIGRYHVKAGMGLRRQMSGQGASHLHDHAGLVGEVLIGILDEAMERGLIAEQNTLGAVHLIHATLQGQRLPKNPEHRESALALVETFILRGLGASEENVRQVTASSVASGE, translated from the coding sequence ATGCCGAAGATCATTGGGGAGTCCCTCGCCTCTCATCGCGAGCTGACCCGTGCGCGCCTGTTTGAGGCGCTGGGGTCGCTGATGGGGGAGCAGTCCTTCGAGTCGATCACCATGAGTCAGATCGCCGAACGCGCGGGGGTCGGACGCACGGCGGTCTACAACCACTTCGCGGACAAAGAGGTGCTTCTGCTCGCCTACATGCGCGAGGTGACCAGCGAGTTTGCGCGTGTCCTGACGCAGCGCCTTGAAGCCGAGCCGGACCCGCTCATGCGCCTGCGCATCTATATTCGCTCCCACCTGCAGATGATTGGCCGCTACCACGTGAAGGCCGGCATGGGCCTGCGCCGCCAGATGTCCGGCCAGGGTGCCTCGCATCTGCATGATCATGCGGGCCTTGTGGGTGAGGTCCTGATTGGCATCCTTGACGAGGCCATGGAACGCGGGCTGATCGCCGAGCAGAATACCCTCGGCGCGGTTCACTTGATCCACGCAACCCTGCAGGGCCAGCGCCTCCCCAAGAATCCAGAGCATCGGGAGTCGGCGCTCGCCCTGGTGGAGACCTTCATCTTGCGAGGCTTGGGCGCTTCAGAGGAGAATGTGCGCCAGGTCACCGCTTCCTCTGTCGCTTCGGGGGAATAG
- a CDS encoding sensor histidine kinase — translation MTRRRSLAGRLSRALAVCVALALIVMVAASTLVMRSWMLGNMDSELHRLAQRAGEHLDVDDAPDPKVEGGDADASADGDDGTRTMSQSGGRGPRPGGPVIPGGPTGPGFGGSGISEGTLQYVSEDGEAAGAVISNFSVKYLDERALAILADVPTDGAPHTVRLKGLGTFRATSQVVDGKTVLVGVQMDSVDDVIFMLVAVEVGLSLVVAIAAGFAGRAWVRRELRPLGVVRAAAADIASRDLADDAEELTRVGEEATSGPVEVADVAGALNSMIDAVEDGMERRARSEAKLRQFVADASHELRTPLASVQGYAQLARRDIDEASRTQALERISSEGARMASLVEEMLTLARLDGDRALKRENVDVIPLILDALSDAHVVAPDHAWALGEAVDVQVLGDEAALRQILTNLLANARVHTPAGTCVTVSLTRVPQGAEPAKGAPASSMVTLRVADDGPGIPAEIRDRVFDRFVRGDSSRTRDGHGSSGLGMSIVESLARAMGGSVRLVDSEKGTVIDVTLPAA, via the coding sequence GTGACGCGGCGTCGGTCCCTCGCCGGGCGCCTGTCGCGAGCGTTGGCCGTGTGCGTGGCTCTCGCGCTCATTGTCATGGTGGCCGCGTCCACCCTGGTGATGCGCTCCTGGATGCTCGGGAACATGGACTCCGAGTTGCATCGCCTTGCCCAGCGCGCGGGAGAGCATCTGGATGTTGATGATGCGCCGGACCCGAAAGTGGAGGGGGGCGACGCGGACGCGAGCGCTGACGGCGACGACGGCACACGAACGATGTCCCAGTCTGGCGGCCGTGGGCCACGTCCTGGCGGGCCGGTCATTCCCGGTGGGCCCACGGGACCCGGCTTCGGCGGGTCTGGCATTTCCGAGGGCACACTCCAGTATGTGAGCGAGGATGGGGAGGCAGCCGGCGCGGTCATCTCCAACTTCTCGGTGAAGTACCTGGATGAGCGTGCGCTGGCGATCCTTGCCGATGTGCCGACGGATGGCGCCCCGCACACCGTGCGCCTGAAGGGGCTGGGCACGTTCCGAGCGACCTCCCAGGTCGTCGATGGCAAGACTGTTCTCGTGGGCGTGCAGATGGACAGCGTCGACGACGTCATCTTCATGCTTGTTGCGGTTGAGGTGGGCCTGTCCCTCGTCGTCGCTATCGCGGCGGGTTTCGCTGGTCGCGCGTGGGTGCGCCGCGAGCTGCGTCCCCTCGGTGTCGTGCGCGCGGCGGCCGCGGATATCGCGAGCCGCGACCTGGCTGACGATGCCGAGGAGCTGACCCGCGTCGGCGAGGAGGCCACCTCCGGCCCCGTCGAGGTCGCGGACGTTGCGGGGGCCCTGAACTCGATGATCGACGCGGTCGAAGACGGCATGGAACGTCGCGCCCGCAGCGAGGCGAAGCTGCGCCAGTTCGTCGCCGACGCCTCGCACGAGTTGCGCACGCCGCTGGCCTCCGTGCAGGGCTACGCGCAGCTCGCGCGCCGCGACATTGACGAGGCCTCACGGACCCAGGCGCTCGAGCGCATCTCCTCGGAGGGGGCGCGGATGGCGTCCCTCGTGGAGGAGATGCTGACGCTGGCCCGCCTGGACGGAGACCGCGCTCTCAAACGGGAGAATGTCGACGTTATCCCGCTGATACTGGACGCTCTGTCAGATGCCCACGTGGTCGCTCCCGACCATGCGTGGGCGCTCGGCGAGGCAGTCGACGTGCAAGTCCTCGGCGACGAGGCTGCACTGCGCCAGATCCTCACGAACCTCCTCGCGAACGCTCGCGTGCACACGCCCGCTGGCACATGCGTGACCGTCTCGCTGACCCGCGTACCCCAGGGGGCGGAACCCGCGAAGGGTGCCCCGGCCTCGTCGATGGTGACCCTGCGCGTCGCGGACGACGGTCCCGGCATCCCGGCCGAGATCCGCGACCGCGTCTTCGACCGTTTCGTGCGCGGCGACTCCTCGCGTACGCGCGACGGTCACGGCTCCTCGGGCCTGGGAATGTCGATCGTCGAGTCGCTCGCCCGCGCGATGGGCGGGTCCGTGCGGCTGGTCGACTCCGAGAAGGGGACCGTCATCGACGTGACATTGCCCGCCGCCTGA
- a CDS encoding efflux RND transporter periplasmic adaptor subunit: MAHKTRTAQVLDIVKVLAWVVIAVALVKFAFFPAVQEDEGSDGMDPGGNFGQMTIEVGRADITNTVSVTGTIQADEPVVARATLDGNVVRTFVNDGDKIAKGDAIVQIRKEFPGETRQVTDEEGNVSVETSEPTYKYETIVSPGDGTVSTGVLVGQQFAIGDTVATVAPATFSAVASLSADQMYRLQDAPSTATVTIKNGPAPFECTGVKLVSPTGKAQDPKANAGSDNGASSSTDLKARCAIPSDQTVFAGLQVTLEMTAGSATSVLAVPISAVEGRYQSGSVYLPTSDPTKPEKRAVTLGITDGKMVEVKEGLTEGEEILEFTPTSNKDNQDGQTGPYGGMDSGMAGGSGDSAGTP; this comes from the coding sequence GTGGCACACAAGACCCGCACCGCCCAGGTGCTCGATATTGTCAAGGTCCTTGCCTGGGTAGTCATCGCGGTGGCTTTGGTGAAGTTCGCCTTCTTCCCCGCCGTTCAAGAGGATGAGGGCAGCGACGGGATGGACCCGGGCGGTAACTTCGGGCAGATGACGATCGAGGTTGGCCGCGCGGACATCACGAATACAGTGAGCGTGACGGGGACGATCCAGGCCGACGAGCCGGTAGTGGCGCGCGCGACCTTGGACGGCAACGTCGTGCGCACATTCGTCAACGACGGCGACAAGATTGCCAAGGGTGACGCCATCGTCCAGATCCGCAAGGAGTTCCCCGGCGAGACCCGCCAGGTCACCGACGAGGAAGGCAACGTGAGCGTCGAGACCTCCGAGCCGACCTACAAGTACGAAACCATCGTGTCCCCCGGCGATGGCACGGTCTCGACGGGCGTGCTGGTCGGCCAGCAGTTCGCTATTGGCGACACGGTTGCGACCGTCGCCCCCGCGACCTTCTCTGCGGTCGCCTCCCTCAGCGCGGACCAGATGTACCGCCTGCAGGACGCACCGTCGACCGCGACCGTCACCATTAAGAACGGGCCTGCTCCCTTCGAGTGCACGGGTGTCAAGTTGGTGAGCCCGACCGGCAAAGCCCAGGACCCCAAGGCGAACGCCGGCTCCGACAACGGCGCCTCGTCCTCGACGGACCTGAAGGCCCGCTGCGCGATCCCCTCCGACCAGACGGTGTTCGCCGGCCTGCAGGTGACCCTTGAAATGACGGCGGGATCGGCGACGAGCGTCCTCGCGGTGCCGATCTCCGCGGTCGAGGGCCGCTACCAGTCCGGCTCCGTCTACCTGCCGACCTCCGACCCGACCAAGCCCGAGAAGCGTGCCGTTACCCTGGGCATCACGGACGGCAAGATGGTCGAGGTCAAGGAGGGCCTCACGGAGGGCGAGGAGATCCTCGAGTTCACCCCGACCTCGAACAAGGACAATCAGGACGGCCAGACCGGCCCCTACGGTGGCATGGACTCCGGCATGGCCGGGGGATCGGGCGACTCGGCGGGCACGCCATGA
- a CDS encoding aspartate-semialdehyde dehydrogenase: protein MSGFNVAVVGATGQVGRVMRTLLEERGFPVETIRFFSSARSAGQTLTFTGQDIVVEDVATADYSGIDIAVFSAGATASREYAPKFAAAGAVVVDNSSAWRKDPEVPLVVSEVNPDDVDNRPKGIIANPNCTTMAAMPVLKPLVEAAGGIKRLFVSSYQAVSGSGRAGVAELTSQIEAGVKQDLAGLALDGRAVTLPEPGVYVAPIAFDVVPLAGSIVDDGSEETDEEQKLRNESRRILHAPDLAVSGTCVRVPVYTGHTLTIHAEFAGDITPDQARALLAQAPGVRVVDVPTPLEAAGRDEVLVGRIRHDQAVDGNRGLVLVVSGDNLRKGAALNAVQVAEVVAARLR, encoded by the coding sequence ATGAGTGGATTCAATGTCGCCGTCGTCGGCGCTACCGGCCAGGTCGGCCGAGTCATGCGCACCCTGCTGGAGGAGCGGGGTTTCCCGGTCGAGACGATTCGATTCTTCTCGTCCGCGCGCTCCGCGGGCCAGACCCTGACCTTCACGGGCCAGGACATCGTCGTCGAGGACGTCGCGACGGCCGACTACTCCGGCATCGACATTGCCGTGTTCTCCGCGGGCGCCACCGCCTCGCGCGAGTACGCCCCCAAGTTCGCGGCCGCCGGCGCGGTCGTCGTCGACAACTCCTCCGCGTGGCGCAAGGACCCCGAGGTTCCGCTCGTCGTGTCCGAGGTCAACCCCGACGACGTCGACAACCGCCCCAAGGGCATCATCGCGAACCCCAACTGCACCACCATGGCCGCGATGCCCGTCCTCAAGCCCCTCGTCGAGGCGGCCGGCGGCATCAAGCGCCTCTTCGTGTCCTCCTACCAGGCCGTCTCCGGCTCGGGCCGCGCCGGCGTCGCCGAGCTGACCAGCCAGATCGAGGCCGGCGTCAAGCAGGACCTCGCGGGCCTGGCCCTCGACGGCCGCGCTGTCACCCTGCCCGAGCCCGGCGTGTACGTCGCGCCCATCGCCTTCGACGTCGTGCCGCTCGCTGGCTCCATCGTCGACGACGGCTCCGAGGAAACCGACGAGGAGCAGAAGCTGCGCAACGAGTCGCGCCGCATCCTGCACGCCCCGGACCTCGCCGTGTCCGGCACCTGCGTGCGCGTCCCCGTCTACACCGGCCACACCCTCACCATCCACGCGGAGTTCGCCGGCGACATCACGCCCGACCAGGCGCGTGCTCTGCTGGCGCAGGCCCCCGGCGTGCGCGTCGTCGACGTCCCGACCCCGCTCGAGGCGGCCGGCCGCGACGAGGTCCTCGTCGGCCGCATCCGTCATGACCAGGCCGTCGACGGCAACCGTGGCCTCGTCCTGGTTGTCTCCGGTGACAACCTGCGCAAGGGCGCTGCCCTGAATGCGGTCCAGGTCGCCGAGGTGGTGGCTGCGCGACTGCGCTGA
- a CDS encoding phage portal protein, whose translation MGLNTWIRNNATHKATDQTLGSSYSFLIGPASSGRAVTERSAMQMTAVYSCVRILAEAIGGLPLHVYRVRADGGKEKAPDHPLYRLLHDEPNPEMTSFVFRETLMTYLLLWGNAYAQVIRNGRGEVIGLYPLMPNRMAVGRDSAGRLYCEYQRTTDEPPNAQYERVVLSSSEVLHIPGLGFDGLVGYSPIAMATNAISMAQACEDYGGSFFANGAAPGGVLEPPGVISDPARVRESWTQTFGGARNGNKIAVLEEGMKYTPISVEGSGFFGPFVVRGLF comes from the coding sequence ATGGGCCTGAATACATGGATACGAAACAATGCTACGCACAAGGCCACCGACCAGACCCTGGGCTCATCCTACAGCTTCCTTATCGGGCCCGCGAGTAGCGGCCGTGCGGTGACCGAGCGCTCCGCTATGCAGATGACCGCGGTGTACTCGTGTGTGCGGATTCTGGCCGAGGCGATCGGGGGCCTGCCGTTGCACGTGTACCGGGTGCGCGCAGATGGTGGAAAAGAGAAAGCTCCCGACCATCCGCTCTACCGGCTCCTGCACGACGAACCCAACCCGGAGATGACGAGCTTCGTGTTCCGGGAAACGCTCATGACCTACCTGCTGCTGTGGGGCAACGCCTACGCCCAGGTCATCCGCAACGGGCGCGGCGAGGTCATTGGCTTGTATCCGCTCATGCCAAACCGCATGGCCGTGGGGCGCGACAGCGCGGGCCGGCTGTATTGCGAGTATCAGCGCACCACAGACGAACCACCCAACGCCCAATACGAGCGAGTGGTCCTGTCATCGTCTGAGGTCCTGCACATCCCAGGCCTCGGCTTCGACGGACTGGTCGGGTACTCACCGATTGCGATGGCGACAAACGCGATCAGCATGGCCCAAGCCTGCGAAGACTACGGGGGCAGCTTCTTCGCCAACGGTGCAGCACCCGGAGGCGTCTTGGAGCCCCCAGGTGTCATCAGTGACCCAGCCAGAGTACGCGAATCATGGACCCAGACTTTCGGTGGGGCGAGGAACGGCAACAAAATCGCTGTCCTGGAAGAGGGCATGAAGTACACGCCCATCTCGGTGGAGGGGTCTGGGTTTTTTGGTCCGTTTGTTGTGAGAGGGTTGTTCTGA
- a CDS encoding ABC transporter ATP-binding protein — translation MSLVCLRDVSRTVTLPDGEDLHILRGVNLDVAQGEHVSIVGRSGTGKSTMLNIIGLLDAPTSGTYELDGVDTTRLGEGRRARMRGEDFGFVFQQFNIFSARTAAENVEVPLLYAPGPQLLRRRSIAVDMLERVGLGERADSYPGEMSGGEQQRIAIARALVRRPRVILADEPTGALDPDTGGVVMALLEEVARESNAALIVITHDMAVAARAQRAYELYDGTLHEVEDPSALTQRAEAGHSGDEAVAGQEGEQ, via the coding sequence ATGAGTCTCGTATGCCTGCGGGATGTCAGCCGCACGGTGACCCTGCCCGATGGGGAGGATCTGCACATTCTACGCGGCGTCAACCTGGACGTTGCGCAGGGGGAGCACGTCTCCATCGTGGGCCGCTCGGGCACGGGGAAGTCCACGATGCTGAACATCATCGGTCTCCTGGACGCCCCCACTTCGGGCACGTACGAGCTGGACGGCGTGGATACGACGCGCCTGGGCGAGGGGCGTCGTGCGCGCATGCGCGGGGAAGACTTCGGCTTCGTGTTCCAGCAGTTCAACATCTTTTCGGCGCGCACGGCCGCCGAAAACGTCGAGGTTCCCCTCCTGTACGCGCCCGGCCCGCAGCTGCTGCGTCGGCGTTCGATCGCCGTCGACATGCTCGAGCGCGTGGGCCTGGGTGAGCGCGCAGACTCCTACCCGGGAGAGATGAGTGGCGGCGAGCAGCAGCGCATCGCGATCGCGCGCGCCCTCGTGCGCCGCCCGCGCGTCATCCTCGCCGACGAGCCGACGGGTGCCCTCGACCCGGACACAGGCGGCGTCGTCATGGCCCTCCTCGAGGAGGTCGCCCGCGAGTCCAACGCTGCCCTCATCGTTATCACGCACGACATGGCCGTGGCAGCGCGGGCGCAGCGCGCCTACGAGCTCTACGACGGCACGCTGCACGAGGTCGAGGATCCCTCCGCGCTCACCCAACGCGCGGAGGCCGGGCACTCGGGTGACGAGGCTGTGGCTGGGCAGGAGGGTGAGCAGTGA
- a CDS encoding (deoxy)nucleoside triphosphate pyrophosphohydrolase, which yields MPRPVVAAAIVDSLSDPTMLLACSRAYPQELRGQFELPGGKIEEGEDPTAALTREIAEELGARLTIGERVCPEGGQWWPILGGRVMGVWLAEVASNSQEPRAGASHLEAKWVPLADLAALPWIAADLPIVEAVVTRATR from the coding sequence ATGCCTCGTCCCGTGGTGGCGGCCGCGATCGTTGATTCCCTGAGCGACCCCACGATGCTGCTCGCCTGCTCACGCGCCTACCCGCAGGAGCTGCGCGGCCAGTTCGAGCTGCCCGGCGGCAAGATTGAGGAAGGTGAGGACCCAACAGCCGCCCTCACGCGCGAGATCGCCGAGGAGCTTGGCGCCCGCCTGACGATCGGCGAACGCGTGTGCCCCGAGGGTGGTCAGTGGTGGCCGATCCTGGGCGGGCGCGTCATGGGCGTATGGCTCGCCGAGGTTGCATCGAACTCGCAAGAGCCGCGCGCAGGCGCGTCGCACCTTGAGGCCAAGTGGGTGCCCCTCGCGGACCTCGCTGCGCTTCCGTGGATTGCCGCTGACCTGCCGATTGTCGAGGCCGTGGTCACCCGCGCCACTCGCTGA
- the trxA gene encoding thioredoxin, whose protein sequence is MATVTLTQENFEQTVSAGGIVLVDFWATWCGPCRQFGPIFEEASEKYPDIVFGKIDTDDQQQLAMAAQITSIPTLMVFRDGIVVFRQSGALPLSALEDLISQVQNLDMDEVRKQIAEMEAKESAE, encoded by the coding sequence ATGGCTACCGTTACCCTCACGCAGGAGAACTTCGAGCAGACCGTGTCCGCCGGCGGAATCGTCCTGGTGGATTTCTGGGCGACCTGGTGCGGCCCGTGCCGTCAGTTCGGCCCCATCTTTGAAGAGGCCTCCGAGAAGTACCCGGACATCGTGTTCGGCAAGATCGACACGGACGACCAGCAGCAGCTGGCGATGGCCGCTCAGATCACCTCGATCCCGACCCTCATGGTCTTCCGCGACGGCATCGTCGTGTTCCGTCAGTCCGGTGCGCTGCCGCTGTCCGCTCTCGAGGATCTGATCTCTCAGGTCCAGAACCTCGACATGGATGAGGTGCGCAAGCAGATCGCCGAGATGGAGGCGAAGGAATCTGCCGAGTGA
- a CDS encoding aspartate kinase, with the protein MALIVQKYGGSSVADTEAMKRVAQRIVDTHNAGHRVVVVVSAMGDTTDDLLDSAAALTDAPPEREMDILLSAGERISMALLAMAVNELGVEARAYTGAQAGIKTDSHFGAAQIVGMVPERVARAIKDGQVAIVAGFQGISKDDDVTTLGRGGSDTTAVALAAALHADVCEIYTDVDGLFSADPRIVPKAHRLRTLTQEETLEMAAHGAKILHLRAVEFARRYGVPLHVRSSFSEKNGTWISDSPANPELKGLVPDAALKSPEENAMEKPVISGIAHDRSQDKITVTDVPNSPGVAARVFAVVAEVGANIDMIVQNLPISDPTKANITFTLPEGDAQKALDALEAHRDEIGFNELRYNPNIGKLSLVGVGMRTNPGVSARLFSALSDAGINIDLISTSEIRISVVTRLDDLDRAVQAVHTAFGLDASETEAVVYGGTGR; encoded by the coding sequence GTGGCACTGATCGTGCAAAAGTACGGCGGTTCTTCCGTCGCTGATACCGAAGCCATGAAGCGCGTCGCCCAGCGCATCGTGGACACACACAACGCGGGACACCGCGTCGTTGTCGTCGTATCGGCGATGGGTGACACGACCGACGACCTGCTCGACTCGGCCGCAGCCCTCACGGACGCCCCGCCCGAGCGCGAAATGGACATCCTCCTGTCGGCCGGCGAGCGCATCTCGATGGCCCTCCTCGCGATGGCTGTCAACGAACTCGGCGTCGAAGCCCGCGCCTACACCGGCGCGCAGGCCGGCATCAAAACGGACAGCCATTTCGGTGCCGCACAGATCGTCGGCATGGTCCCCGAGCGCGTCGCCCGCGCCATCAAGGACGGCCAGGTCGCCATCGTCGCCGGCTTCCAGGGCATCTCCAAAGACGACGACGTGACGACGCTGGGCCGCGGAGGTTCCGACACGACCGCCGTCGCCCTCGCCGCGGCCCTCCACGCCGACGTGTGCGAAATCTACACGGACGTCGACGGCCTCTTCTCCGCCGACCCGCGCATCGTCCCCAAGGCCCACCGCCTGCGCACCCTCACCCAGGAAGAAACCCTGGAAATGGCCGCGCACGGCGCCAAGATCCTCCACCTGCGCGCCGTCGAATTCGCGCGCCGCTACGGGGTCCCCCTGCACGTGCGCTCCTCGTTCTCCGAGAAGAACGGCACCTGGATCTCCGACTCCCCCGCAAACCCTGAACTCAAGGGCCTCGTGCCCGACGCAGCCCTGAAGTCTCCCGAGGAAAACGCCATGGAAAAGCCCGTCATCTCCGGTATCGCTCACGACCGCTCCCAGGACAAGATCACCGTCACCGACGTGCCGAATAGCCCCGGCGTCGCCGCCCGCGTCTTCGCCGTCGTCGCCGAGGTCGGCGCTAACATCGACATGATCGTCCAGAACCTGCCGATCTCCGACCCCACGAAGGCCAACATCACCTTCACCCTGCCCGAAGGTGACGCGCAGAAGGCCCTCGACGCTCTCGAAGCCCACCGCGACGAGATCGGCTTCAACGAGCTGCGCTACAACCCCAACATCGGCAAGCTCAGCCTCGTCGGCGTCGGCATGCGCACCAACCCCGGCGTGTCCGCGCGCCTCTTCAGCGCCCTGTCCGACGCGGGCATCAACATCGACCTGATCTCCACCTCCGAGATCCGCATCTCCGTCGTCACCCGCCTCGACGACCTCGATCGCGCCGTCCAGGCCGTCCATACCGCCTTCGGCCTCGACGCCTCCGAAACCGAGGCCGTCGTCTACGGCGGCACCGGCCGCTGA
- a CDS encoding EXLDI protein, producing the protein MSGSTEFEEVRVEIERDGKPVVVAFQGRRLSRVAYVRDGRETVYRAYATPKDKIAVTKRSAVAWQASAHLNEETWADIANGNEWWQPTYALFVADTWEELRTQLDAEIVAKLQGKAEPVPVEHLDL; encoded by the coding sequence ATGTCAGGCAGCACTGAATTCGAGGAAGTTCGTGTTGAAATCGAACGAGACGGAAAGCCTGTTGTCGTTGCCTTCCAAGGGCGCCGCTTGAGTCGCGTCGCATACGTGCGTGACGGTCGAGAAACCGTCTACCGTGCCTACGCCACCCCGAAAGACAAGATCGCGGTCACCAAGCGCTCCGCGGTGGCGTGGCAGGCAAGCGCTCACCTGAACGAAGAAACCTGGGCCGACATCGCGAACGGCAATGAGTGGTGGCAGCCCACCTACGCACTCTTCGTCGCTGACACGTGGGAAGAACTCCGCACGCAGCTCGATGCCGAGATCGTAGCCAAGCTACAGGGCAAAGCCGAGCCCGTCCCAGTCGAACACCTCGACCTCTAG